The nucleotide sequence ATTTGAAAATAACCTGCTCGATTCCACTCAAGCCTGGCAGTACCTGACCGAAGACAAGACAGAATTACAGGGCTTGCCCGAGTACGGGCTGGCCATGTTGCGACAACTTGCTGCACAGAAAGAAGTAACGGGTTATCGGGTTACCCTCGACATGCCCTGCTATCTCGCGGTGATCACCTATGCCGATAATCGGGATCTGCGAAAAGCGCTTTATGAAGCCTATGTGACGCGTGCTTCAGACCAGGGATTCACTGACAAAATCTGGGATAATGCAGCTATCATGGTCGAAATTGTCGCTAAAAGACAAGAAAAAGCCAAGATGTTGGGATTTAGCTCTTACGCCGAATACTCGTTGGAAACCAAGATGGCGGTAAGTGTCGACCAGGTGATCGAATTTCTGAACGATCTGGCCGAACGTTCAAAACCCGCCGCGATGGCCGAGGTTGATGAGCGTCAGGCCTACGCCGAGTCACTGGGATTTGTCGGAGAGCTTGAGGCCTGGGATTACGCTTACTACAGCGAAAAGCTGAAACAACATCGTTACCAGATATCCGACGAAGACCTGAAGCCTTATTTCTCTGACCACCGGGTGATCAAGGGCTTGTTTGATATCGTCGCCAGGCTATACGGTGTCAGTATTTCGAGAGTAAGCGCCGAAATCGATGTCTGGGATGAAGCTGTAAGTCTTTACCAGATACTAAATGATCAGGCCGAGGCAATTGGCCAGTTTTATCTGGACCTTTATGCACGCGAAAACAAGCGCGGTGGGGCCTGGATGGATGAGTGCGTCAATCGCTATCGTATCGATGGTAAAATCCAGCTACCGGTTGCCTACCTGACCTGTAACCTGACGCCCCCGCTGGGTGAAGAGCCGGCGCTATTTACGCACGATGAGGTCATCACACTATTTCATGAATTTGGCCACGGGCTTCACCATATGTTGACGCAAGTCGACGTACCGGATGTGGCCGGCATCAACGGCGTCGAGTGGGACGCGGTCGAATTGCCAAGCCAGTTCATGGAAAACTTTTGCTGGGAGCGCGAGGCACTTGACCTGTTTGCACGGCATTACCAGACGGATGAGCCACTACCGGGCGAACTTTACCAACGAATGTTGGCTGGACGGAATTTTCAAAGCGCCCTGCAGATGTTGCGCCAGATAGAGTTTGCCTTGTTCGATATTCGCCTGCATCAGCAGACGGAAATTAGTTCAGCCGGGGAAATTCAGTCGATTCTGGACCTAGTCAGATCCGAGACTGCGGTCGTTAAAACACCCCCAATTAATCGCTTTCAGAATAGTTTTTCACATATTTTTGCAGGCGGGTATGCGGCAGGTTACTATAGCTACAAGTGGGCGGAAGTATTATCCGCAGATGCTTTTGCTGCATTTGAAGAAGAAGGAATATTCAATCCTGAAACCGGGCAAAGATTTCTGCAATGTGTGCTGGAACAGGGGGGTTCACGTCCTGCAATGGAATCCTTCCGATGTTTTCGTGGCCGCGAGCCGGAAATCGATGCATTATTAAAACATAGTGGAATTGGCTAGCTAATGTTAAAAATGAAATATCTGGGTTTAACCCTGGTTTTTTACTGTGTGCTGGTTGCAGCCCAGGAAACAACCGATCAGGATACGGACAGGCAGTATGTCACCGACCAGTTACGCCTGTCGCTGTACCAGCAGGCAAATTCGTCCAGCCAGGTTATTAAGCTGCTGCAATCGGGGGATATACTCGAAATAGAGCAGATTCAGGGCCCCTACGCGTTTGTTACCACGGCCGATGGTACCAAGGGATGGGTTAAACGCGGTTTTCTGTCGACCAAGCCGACCTTCAATATTTTATACCAGGAAGAGCAAAAAAAGACGGCAAGCCTTGCCTCAGAAATCGAAAAATTCAGCAACAGCAAGGCCGTCATCGACCAGTATGAAAAGGATATGGACGGCCTGGTCGAAAAAATAGACCTGCTTGAATCCGAGAAACAAAAGTCAGCCAAATCGATCGAAGAGTTGCAACAAGAAGTTGAGGCAAAACAGCGTGAAATTGATCTGAAAGATGCTGATAGCGCGCCCGCCATCTTTGTTTTGAAGGACACGTTTATGCGTTACTGGGAAATCATCGTGCCGATAATTGTCGTCATAATAATTTTAAGTTTCCTGGTCAGTAAGTTATTCATCGAGGCTCGAATCAAAAGAAAATTTCACGGCATCAAGATCTGGTAAATGGAATACCGGGACCTGCGAGACTTTATCGACCAGCTCGAGCAGGGTGGCGATCTAAAACGTATCAGCAAAACAGTCTCACCCCATCTTGAGATTACAGAGATTGCGGCTCGTGTCCTGCGCGCTGGCGGACCGGCGCTGCTGTTCGAGCGACCCGGGGACAGCGAGATTCCACTGCTGGCCAATCTGTTCGGTACCGAGCGTCGCGTCGCATTGGCGCTGGGAGAGAATAATGCGACGTCGTTACGCGAAGTCGGGAAATTACTGGCCTTTCTGAAGGAGCCCGCGCCACCAAAAGGCTTCAGGGAAGCGATGAAAACGCTGCCAATCTATAAAAAAGTTCTCGATATGTCGCCAAAGGTTGTAAAAAAAGGCAAATGCCAGGAAGTTCGATTCGACGGCGATGAGGTCGATTTGGGCAGGCTGCCGATCCAGACCTGCTGGCCGGAAGATGCTGCACCGCTCATCACCTGGGGCCTTGTCACCACCCGGGGACCGACAAAGCAACGGCAAAACCTCGGAATTTATCGTCAGCAAATGATCGACCGCAACCGTCTCATCATGCGCTGGTTATCGCACCGCGGCGGAGCCCTGGATTACCAGGAATGGTGCCAGCAAAAAGGTGATGAACCTTTCCCGGTCTCGGTAGTGTTGGGATGTGATCCGGCGACCATCCTGGCGGCAGTTACGCCTATCCCTGACGCGCTTTCAGAATATGCTTTTGCCGGGCTGCTGCGGGGCTCCAAAACCGAAGTAACCCGGTCGCTGCTTTCCGATCTCGAGATCCCTGCGCGCGCCGAAATCATACTCGAAGGCCATATATATGCAGGTGATGAAGCCGATGAGGGCCCTTTTGGTGATCACACCGGCTATTACAACGAAATCGAGAAATTTCCGGTATTCACGGTCGAGTCCATGAGCACACGCGAAAATCCGATATATCACAGCACCTATACCGGCCGACCACCCGATGAACCCTCGGTACTCGGGCTAGCGCTCAACGAGGTCTTCATACCGATCCTGCAAAAGCAGTTTTCTGAAATCGTCGATTTTTACCTGCCAGCTGAAGGTTGCTCTTATCGGGTGGCGATCGTCAGCATCAGAAAACAGTACCCCGGTCATGCCAGGCGGGTAATGATGGGAGTCTGGTCGTTCCTGCGCCAGTTCATGTATACCAAGTTTGTCATCGTCGTGGACGACGATATCGATGCCCGCAGCTGGGAGGATGTCATCTGGGCGATTTCAACGCGTGCCGATCCGGCGCGCGACATTACTTTGATCGAAAACACGCCCATCGATTATCTAGACTTTGCCTCCCCGGTATCCGGCCTGGGGTCAAAAATGGGGCTGGACGCGACCAACAAGCTGCCCGGTGAAACCGGGCGTGAATGGGGCAAGCCGATCGTCATGTCACCTGACGTTGTCGACAGGATCGACCAGGTATGGTCCGAGCTCGGGCTTGATTGAATGCCAGCTTTTGCACCGGCATAGAAATTCGACGATAATCAGTACTCACAATAAAAAACGAAACCGGAGGTAACATGCGCTCAATCATGGTGTTAAATTCCAAGGGCGGCTCGGGAAAGAGCACGGTAGCGACGAGCATTGCCAGCTACTATGCAACCCAGGGAAAAAAGGTCATGCTGGTCGATCTCGATCCTCAGGCCTCCAGTCTGGAATGGCTGGAAGCGAGACCCAGCGGACGCAGTTCAATTACTGGCGTAGATGGATCCGGCGGTCACTTCCGGATTCCCCGAAGTGCCGACTATGTCGTATATGACACGCCTGCCGCGGTCCACGGCAGGGAGTTAAGTGATTTCTTGCGACGCGCGCAAAGCATCATTATTCCGGTACTACCCTCGCCAATCGATATGCGAGCAGCAACCCCGTTCATCCAGAAAGTGCTCAACAATGGTCGTATTGCGCGCAAGGAAGCGAGGGTTGCCCTGATCGCAAATCGCTGTCGTGAAACTTACAATATTTATCATGAGCTTGATCATTACCTGCGCAAAGTGCGCAAGGCGCCCTTTATCAGCGTATTACGGGAAACCCAGAACTATGTGCGCGCCGCGGAACGCGGACTCGGTATATTCGAGCTGGCGCCTTATTCGGTGCGTAAGGATCTTGATCAATGGGATCCTATTATTCGCTGGCTCAATAGCAAGCGCAGCCTGCCAATGAGCTGAGCGCATCTCGGAATCGATTTACCAGGTCACGATAATTCCGACGGGTGAGCAGTTCGCTTGTCCGGCTGACCAGTCTATTCTCGCGGCTGCTCATGCGGCCAATATCCTGATTTCCTATAGTTGCCGTGGCGGGCGCTGTGGTTCATGCCTGGGAAAGCTGCACCGGGGTGAAATCAATTATCCAACCGGGCAGCCCGATGCAATTTCCGAGGCGCAAACCGAACAGGGCTATACCTTGTTCTGCAGCGCCTTTGCCTTGTCGGATCTCACCATTGAATTAATTATTCCGTCGCTTCCAGGTTCCTAGTTTGATTCTATGGCCATGGCGACCGCCTGGCTGGCATGAATTGCGGTACTATCGTAAAGCTTGATATCGGTATGCTGTTGCTGCAGTAACAGACCGATCTCGGTGCAACCCAAAATGACGCCATCGATGTGTTGTTCGCGCAATCGATCGATAATAGCGAGATAAACCTCGCGTGATTCGGGTTCAATCTGACCCTGACATAACTCCTGGTAAATGATGTCATGCACCATTTGCCGGTCGTGCATTTCAGGCACCACAACCTCGATACCATGGTCTCCGGTGATACGATCGCGGTAAAAATCGAGCTCCATCGTAAACGCGGTGCCGAGCAAACCGACGCGTTCAACACCCTCCTGTTTCAATACCTGCGCAGTCGCATCGGCGATGTGCAGCAGCGGGATATCGACCGCCGCGTTGACTACGTCAGCAACCCGGTGCATGGTATTGGTGCCAATCAAAAAGAAGTCAGCCCCCCCGGCCTCGATTCGATACGCTGCATCGACCAGGATTTGTGCTGCAGCTTCCCAGTCCCCGTCATGCTGTAGTTTCTCGATCGGTGCAAAATCGACGCTGTACATTAGTAATTTCGCCGAATGCAACCCGCCCAGGCGCTGCCTGACCTCGCTATTGATAAGTTGATAGTAAAGCTGGCTGCTCTCCCAGCTCATGCCACCGATTAAGCCGATCGTTTTCAACAGGTTTATTTAAACTAAAAAAATGCACTATAACAGGTTAGCACATGCATACTTTTGAATTCGACATGGCGCTATCGGCGATGAAGACCCGGGCCATTTACGAGGGCCAGGCACGCTACATCGTGGTTGAGTCTGACCAGGGGGTAAAGCTGCAGCTGCCCGCGTCCAATTTTTACCGGCACGTTACCGCAGAGGGGATCCAGGGGCGTTTCAGCGTCGATGTCGACGCCGATAATAAAATCATCGCGTTGCGACGACTTTAATTCTCCGTACTACGCTGGATTTGCTTGGCGGCCAGCTTGGCCTGCCTGCGCTGGTCGGCCTGCCTGGCGGCGTCGGCACCGATGTGATCTTCGCCTCGATCCAGGGCAAGCCTGACCTGTTTTTCGCGCTCACGAAAGCGACCGCGTTCATGATTCGATCTGGAATCATAACAGGCCGGGCAGCTGACACCGGCCTGGTACTTGTCACTGGCCTTGTCGGCTTCGGTAATCGGTAAACGGCAGGCATGA is from Gammaproteobacteria bacterium and encodes:
- a CDS encoding ParA family protein, whose amino-acid sequence is MRSIMVLNSKGGSGKSTVATSIASYYATQGKKVMLVDLDPQASSLEWLEARPSGRSSITGVDGSGGHFRIPRSADYVVYDTPAAVHGRELSDFLRRAQSIIIPVLPSPIDMRAATPFIQKVLNNGRIARKEARVALIANRCRETYNIYHELDHYLRKVRKAPFISVLRETQNYVRAAERGLGIFELAPYSVRKDLDQWDPIIRWLNSKRSLPMS
- a CDS encoding M3 family metallopeptidase gives rise to the protein MSNPLLEPGNLPAFSKISPEIIEPAIKQLIDKNRGAIAKLTQQPDSNWDNLIKPLELMGDRLDKAWSPVRHLNSVKSSPALRDAYNNCLPLLSEYSTEISQNRELYRGYRNIAASAEFDEFSPAQQKAITDALKHFRLGGVELEGEDRSRYQQLQKELSDLQSKFENNLLDSTQAWQYLTEDKTELQGLPEYGLAMLRQLAAQKEVTGYRVTLDMPCYLAVITYADNRDLRKALYEAYVTRASDQGFTDKIWDNAAIMVEIVAKRQEKAKMLGFSSYAEYSLETKMAVSVDQVIEFLNDLAERSKPAAMAEVDERQAYAESLGFVGELEAWDYAYYSEKLKQHRYQISDEDLKPYFSDHRVIKGLFDIVARLYGVSISRVSAEIDVWDEAVSLYQILNDQAEAIGQFYLDLYARENKRGGAWMDECVNRYRIDGKIQLPVAYLTCNLTPPLGEEPALFTHDEVITLFHEFGHGLHHMLTQVDVPDVAGINGVEWDAVELPSQFMENFCWEREALDLFARHYQTDEPLPGELYQRMLAGRNFQSALQMLRQIEFALFDIRLHQQTEISSAGEIQSILDLVRSETAVVKTPPINRFQNSFSHIFAGGYAAGYYSYKWAEVLSADAFAAFEEEGIFNPETGQRFLQCVLEQGGSRPAMESFRCFRGREPEIDALLKHSGIG
- a CDS encoding aspartate/glutamate racemase family protein — encoded protein: MKTIGLIGGMSWESSQLYYQLINSEVRQRLGGLHSAKLLMYSVDFAPIEKLQHDGDWEAAAQILVDAAYRIEAGGADFFLIGTNTMHRVADVVNAAVDIPLLHIADATAQVLKQEGVERVGLLGTAFTMELDFYRDRITGDHGIEVVVPEMHDRQMVHDIIYQELCQGQIEPESREVYLAIIDRLREQHIDGVILGCTEIGLLLQQQHTDIKLYDSTAIHASQAVAMAIESN
- a CDS encoding DUF2835 domain-containing protein; protein product: MHTFEFDMALSAMKTRAIYEGQARYIVVESDQGVKLQLPASNFYRHVTAEGIQGRFSVDVDADNKIIALRRL
- the ubiD gene encoding 4-hydroxy-3-polyprenylbenzoate decarboxylase yields the protein MEYRDLRDFIDQLEQGGDLKRISKTVSPHLEITEIAARVLRAGGPALLFERPGDSEIPLLANLFGTERRVALALGENNATSLREVGKLLAFLKEPAPPKGFREAMKTLPIYKKVLDMSPKVVKKGKCQEVRFDGDEVDLGRLPIQTCWPEDAAPLITWGLVTTRGPTKQRQNLGIYRQQMIDRNRLIMRWLSHRGGALDYQEWCQQKGDEPFPVSVVLGCDPATILAAVTPIPDALSEYAFAGLLRGSKTEVTRSLLSDLEIPARAEIILEGHIYAGDEADEGPFGDHTGYYNEIEKFPVFTVESMSTRENPIYHSTYTGRPPDEPSVLGLALNEVFIPILQKQFSEIVDFYLPAEGCSYRVAIVSIRKQYPGHARRVMMGVWSFLRQFMYTKFVIVVDDDIDARSWEDVIWAISTRADPARDITLIENTPIDYLDFASPVSGLGSKMGLDATNKLPGETGREWGKPIVMSPDVVDRIDQVWSELGLD
- a CDS encoding SH3 domain-containing protein; its protein translation is MLKMKYLGLTLVFYCVLVAAQETTDQDTDRQYVTDQLRLSLYQQANSSSQVIKLLQSGDILEIEQIQGPYAFVTTADGTKGWVKRGFLSTKPTFNILYQEEQKKTASLASEIEKFSNSKAVIDQYEKDMDGLVEKIDLLESEKQKSAKSIEELQQEVEAKQREIDLKDADSAPAIFVLKDTFMRYWEIIVPIIVVIIILSFLVSKLFIEARIKRKFHGIKIW